The following proteins are co-located in the Microcystis wesenbergii NRERC-220 genome:
- a CDS encoding diflavin flavoprotein — protein MVATPVKTKRLTMQVADLSADTTAIRSLDWDRDRFDIEFGLQNGTTYNSYLIRGEKIALVDTSHEKFRQLYFDSLNGLINPQEIDYLIISHTEPDHSGLVRDILQLAPNITVVGSKVAIQFLENLVHHPFQRQLVKNGDQLDLGNGHILEFVNAPNLHWPDTIFTYDHGSGILFTCDAFGMHYCSDDLYDEQLSAIEPDYRFYYECLMAPNARSVLAAMKRMEPLGNINLVANGHGPLLKHNVTELLTHYRDWSQAQTKAEKTVAVFYISDYGYSDRLCQSIAKGITKTGVAVETLDLKSADPQEVKELASSAVGIVIGTPPVSGIHAQEITGNLGTILASVNPKQYIGMFECQGGDDEPILPLFNKFREVGLTKAFDPIRSTETPNESLYQRCEEAGTDMGQLLTQEVKVKQRKSLDTDLDKAIGRISGGLYIITTKKGDRSGAMVASWVTQASFDPPGFTVAVAKDRAIESLMQVGDQFILNILEEGNYQTLMKHFLKRFGPGEDRFAGVNTRTANNGSPILADALAYLECEVVSRMECADHWIVYNKVTDGRVSKPDSLTAVHHRKVGNYY, from the coding sequence ATGGTTGCTACACCAGTGAAAACAAAACGTCTCACCATGCAGGTGGCCGATCTCAGCGCAGACACCACCGCTATTCGTTCCCTAGATTGGGATCGCGATCGCTTCGATATTGAATTCGGATTACAAAACGGTACGACTTATAACTCCTATCTGATTCGTGGGGAAAAAATCGCCCTTGTGGATACCTCTCACGAAAAATTCCGTCAACTATATTTTGATAGCCTCAACGGATTAATTAACCCCCAAGAAATCGATTATTTAATTATCAGTCATACCGAACCCGATCACAGTGGGTTAGTCAGAGATATATTGCAACTTGCCCCCAATATTACCGTCGTTGGGTCGAAAGTAGCAATTCAGTTTTTAGAGAATTTAGTTCATCATCCCTTTCAACGTCAACTGGTCAAAAATGGCGATCAGTTAGACCTAGGCAACGGTCACATTCTCGAATTTGTTAATGCTCCTAATTTACACTGGCCCGATACTATTTTTACCTACGATCACGGTTCGGGAATTTTATTTACCTGTGATGCTTTTGGAATGCACTACTGTTCCGATGATCTTTACGATGAGCAATTAAGTGCTATTGAACCAGATTATCGTTTCTATTATGAATGTTTAATGGCTCCTAATGCTCGTTCCGTACTAGCGGCGATGAAAAGGATGGAACCCCTGGGTAATATTAATCTCGTGGCTAATGGTCATGGACCGTTATTAAAACATAATGTTACTGAATTATTGACCCATTATCGTGATTGGAGTCAGGCACAAACTAAGGCAGAAAAAACCGTTGCTGTTTTCTATATTTCCGACTATGGTTATAGCGATCGCCTCTGCCAATCTATTGCCAAAGGTATTACTAAAACCGGTGTGGCTGTAGAAACTCTAGACCTGAAATCCGCCGATCCCCAAGAGGTAAAAGAATTAGCTTCTTCTGCGGTGGGAATCGTCATCGGGACTCCCCCCGTTTCTGGTATTCATGCCCAAGAAATTACGGGGAATCTAGGCACAATTCTCGCCTCGGTTAACCCCAAACAATACATCGGAATGTTTGAATGTCAAGGGGGTGATGATGAACCGATTTTACCTCTATTTAATAAGTTTCGTGAAGTTGGCTTAACCAAAGCTTTTGATCCCATTCGTAGCACAGAAACCCCTAACGAGAGTCTCTATCAACGCTGTGAAGAAGCGGGGACAGATATGGGACAACTATTAACCCAAGAGGTAAAAGTTAAACAAAGAAAATCCCTCGATACTGACCTTGATAAAGCCATCGGACGGATTAGCGGTGGTCTATATATTATTACCACCAAGAAAGGAGACAGAAGCGGGGCAATGGTCGCTTCTTGGGTGACGCAAGCAAGTTTTGATCCTCCCGGTTTTACCGTTGCTGTGGCCAAAGATCGGGCGATCGAGTCTTTAATGCAAGTGGGGGATCAATTCATTTTAAATATTCTGGAAGAAGGCAATTATCAAACCCTGATGAAACACTTTTTAAAACGTTTCGGACCGGGGGAAGATCGTTTTGCAGGAGTCAATACTCGCACCGCTAATAATGGTTCGCCGATTTTAGCCGATGCCCTCGCTTATTTAGAATGTGAGGTAGTTAGTCGTATGGAATGTGCTGACCACTGGATTGTTTACAATAAAGTCACCGATGGTCGCGTTTCTAAACCTGATAGTTTAACGGCTGTTCACCATCGCAAAGTCGGTAATTATTATTAG
- the ppk1 gene encoding polyphosphate kinase 1 — MAKAPSVTSEIDLKDSQYYFNRELSWLEFNHRVLYEALDPRTPLLERLKFTAIFCANLDEFFMVRVAVLKQQVEANVAVLSADGRTASEQLTEISKRLRPLVQQQDHLFEHTLKNLLVEQGIHLINYVDLHQEQRNYLHDYFEQNIFPVLTPLAVDPSHPFPYISNLSLNLAVVVRDPDTDKELFARVKVPQVFPRFLALSKELRHQDGKASIWTGVPLEQVVMHNLEALFPGMIIQECYPFRVTRNADISVEEDEADDLLLAIEEEVRKRRIGKSAVRLEIHSSTPSNIKNRIMRDLGLEEIDVYDVDGLLGHKDLFYFLSLPCPELKDPPWNPVTPPVLQGLREIVDGNEDGILEQDGEDIFTLIRNNDILVHHPYHSFSASVQQFIAQAAHDAHVLAIKMTLYRTSGDSPIVNSLIAAAENGKQVAALVELKARFDEENNITWAKKLEQAGVHVVYGLVGLKTHTKVVLVVRKEGDKIRRYFHIGTGNYNPKTAKLYTDLGLLSCREDLGADITDLFNFLTGYSRQQSYRKLLIAPVSLRKRMLAMIDREAKNCKNGGTGRIVAKMNALVDKPIIEALYAASRAGVQIDLIIRGICCLRPGLPEVSENIRVISIIGRFLEHSRIFYFYNDGQEEVYIGSADWMTRNLTRRVEAVTPIDEPAIAKELEEILGIMLSDNRQAWELQSDGSYIQRRAANQGQESSTHVILMEKALKSAGVSQ, encoded by the coding sequence ATGGCTAAAGCTCCTAGCGTAACTTCCGAAATCGATCTTAAAGATTCGCAATATTACTTTAACCGAGAATTAAGCTGGTTAGAATTTAATCATCGCGTGCTTTATGAGGCACTTGATCCTCGGACTCCCCTACTAGAAAGATTAAAATTTACCGCCATTTTTTGTGCCAATCTCGACGAATTTTTTATGGTACGGGTGGCAGTTCTTAAACAACAGGTAGAGGCAAATGTAGCCGTTTTAAGTGCCGATGGCCGGACTGCCTCGGAACAGCTAACCGAGATAAGTAAACGTCTGCGTCCCCTTGTACAACAGCAGGATCATCTTTTTGAACACACCCTGAAAAACCTCTTAGTAGAACAGGGAATTCATCTGATTAACTATGTAGATTTACATCAAGAACAGCGCAATTATCTCCACGATTACTTTGAACAAAATATTTTCCCCGTTTTAACTCCCCTGGCGGTGGATCCTAGTCATCCTTTTCCCTACATTTCTAATCTTAGTCTCAATTTAGCCGTAGTCGTTCGCGATCCCGACACCGATAAAGAACTATTTGCCAGGGTGAAAGTACCGCAGGTTTTCCCACGTTTTCTGGCATTATCCAAAGAATTACGCCACCAAGACGGAAAAGCTTCGATTTGGACGGGAGTACCTCTTGAACAGGTGGTAATGCACAATTTAGAGGCACTTTTCCCCGGCATGATCATCCAAGAATGTTATCCTTTTCGGGTGACGCGCAACGCTGACATCTCCGTCGAAGAAGATGAGGCCGATGATTTATTATTAGCGATCGAGGAAGAAGTACGCAAGCGCCGCATCGGTAAATCGGCAGTACGTCTGGAAATTCACAGTTCTACCCCTAGCAATATTAAAAACCGGATCATGCGCGATCTGGGACTTGAGGAGATCGATGTTTACGATGTGGATGGACTGCTGGGACACAAAGATTTATTTTATTTTCTGTCTTTACCCTGTCCCGAACTGAAAGATCCGCCTTGGAATCCTGTCACCCCACCGGTTTTACAGGGATTGCGAGAAATAGTTGACGGTAACGAAGACGGGATCCTAGAACAGGATGGCGAAGATATTTTTACTTTAATTCGCAATAACGATATTCTCGTTCATCACCCTTACCATTCCTTTAGTGCCTCAGTACAACAGTTTATCGCCCAGGCTGCCCATGATGCCCATGTTTTAGCGATTAAAATGACTTTGTATCGTACTTCCGGAGATTCCCCGATTGTCAATTCCCTGATTGCAGCGGCGGAAAATGGTAAACAGGTAGCGGCGTTAGTGGAACTAAAAGCACGCTTTGATGAGGAAAATAACATTACTTGGGCGAAAAAGCTCGAACAAGCCGGAGTTCACGTTGTTTATGGCTTAGTTGGTCTCAAAACCCATACGAAAGTGGTTCTCGTGGTCAGAAAAGAAGGGGATAAAATCCGTCGTTATTTCCATATTGGCACGGGCAATTATAACCCAAAAACGGCTAAATTATACACTGATTTGGGTTTACTTAGCTGTCGCGAGGATTTGGGGGCAGATATCACCGATTTATTTAACTTTCTGACCGGATACTCCCGTCAGCAATCCTATCGCAAACTTTTAATTGCCCCGGTGAGTTTGCGAAAACGGATGTTAGCAATGATCGATCGCGAGGCCAAAAACTGTAAAAATGGCGGTACGGGGCGCATTGTCGCAAAAATGAACGCTCTTGTCGATAAACCGATTATAGAAGCTTTATACGCCGCTTCTCGTGCCGGTGTGCAGATTGACTTGATTATTCGCGGTATCTGTTGTTTACGGCCCGGATTGCCGGAAGTGAGCGAAAATATCCGAGTAATTAGCATTATCGGCCGCTTTTTGGAACATTCCCGCATTTTTTACTTTTACAATGATGGTCAGGAGGAGGTTTATATTGGTAGCGCCGATTGGATGACGCGGAACCTGACTCGTCGCGTGGAAGCAGTGACACCCATTGATGAACCAGCGATCGCCAAGGAACTGGAAGAAATTCTCGGCATTATGTTGTCAGATAACCGGCAAGCATGGGAATTACAATCCGACGGCAGTTATATTCAGCGTCGTGCTGCCAACCAGGGACAGGAAAGCAGTACCCATGTAATTTTAATGGAAAAAGCCCTTAAATCTGCGGGTGTTAGTCAATAG
- a CDS encoding heavy metal translocating P-type ATPase, with protein MIQSISSSWLSEYSSAVAAGICAILVFFGWLCLHFNLIGPAFILLAIAYLVGGYESTQAGLTTLFEEKELDVDLLMIVAALGAAILGLWDSNYYLIIDGAVLILIFAISGALEQIAMAKTDRNIRSLMAMTPDTARLITGDREKEVPIKQLRIGDTVLVKPGELIPIDGIIMEGNSPINQAPITGESLPVDKTIGEEVFAGTLNGAGVLRLKVETPPESRLIERVIRLVEKAQNESPPSQQFIEGFERGYAKIIVILGLIFGILPPFLWGWTWETTIYRALIFLVVASPCALMASIMPALLSGIANGAKQGILFKNGARLEMIGRIRAIAFDKTGTLTLGKLQVVEIIPIHAVSENEVLAVAASLESCSEHPIGSAITATARERGINFFSANQVQAVSGRGITGKIADKSVSVGNFAYIRDHIADLDQNILAIRERLQKEGKTLVWVVQENQIIGAIAVADTLRESAVNLVKQLKKIGIEHIVLITGDNQQSADQVAEKLGIEEVYADLLPEDKLSVIQNLQKKYHTVAMVGDGINDAPALAMANVGIAMGKAGSDVALETADIILMSDNLAKIPSAINLGRRANRIVKQNITFALAFIGILLIANFAGDITLPLGVIGHEGSTVLVTLSGLRLFK; from the coding sequence ATGATTCAGAGTATCTCGTCCTCTTGGTTGTCTGAGTATTCCTCGGCAGTTGCCGCAGGAATTTGCGCTATTTTAGTCTTTTTTGGTTGGTTATGCCTACACTTTAATCTGATCGGCCCGGCTTTCATCCTACTAGCGATCGCATATCTGGTGGGAGGATACGAGAGTACCCAAGCAGGATTAACGACTTTATTCGAGGAAAAAGAACTGGATGTGGACCTGTTAATGATTGTAGCGGCGTTAGGGGCGGCGATTTTGGGACTCTGGGATAGTAATTACTATCTAATCATCGATGGAGCCGTTTTAATCCTGATTTTCGCTATTAGTGGCGCATTAGAACAGATTGCCATGGCGAAAACCGATCGCAATATTCGTTCTCTCATGGCCATGACTCCCGATACTGCTAGATTAATCACGGGAGACAGGGAAAAAGAGGTTCCTATCAAGCAATTACGGATCGGTGACACAGTTTTAGTCAAACCGGGCGAATTAATCCCCATTGACGGCATTATTATGGAGGGAAACAGTCCCATTAATCAAGCGCCAATTACCGGAGAATCGCTTCCCGTGGATAAAACCATCGGGGAAGAAGTCTTTGCGGGAACTCTCAACGGTGCGGGAGTGCTACGTTTAAAGGTGGAAACTCCCCCCGAAAGTCGCTTAATTGAGAGGGTGATTCGTTTGGTAGAAAAAGCACAAAATGAATCCCCTCCCTCCCAACAGTTTATCGAAGGTTTCGAGCGGGGTTATGCGAAAATTATCGTGATTTTGGGCTTAATTTTCGGGATTTTACCGCCTTTTCTCTGGGGTTGGACCTGGGAAACCACCATCTATCGGGCTTTAATTTTTCTCGTGGTGGCCTCTCCCTGTGCTTTAATGGCCTCGATTATGCCAGCTTTGTTATCGGGTATCGCTAACGGGGCAAAACAGGGGATTTTATTCAAAAATGGCGCAAGATTGGAGATGATCGGCCGCATACGAGCGATCGCTTTTGATAAAACCGGCACTCTCACCCTCGGTAAGTTGCAAGTGGTGGAAATTATCCCTATCCATGCAGTCAGCGAAAATGAGGTGTTAGCGGTGGCTGCATCCCTAGAATCCTGTTCCGAACATCCCATTGGATCCGCTATTACCGCCACAGCCAGGGAACGTGGTATAAATTTCTTCAGTGCTAATCAGGTGCAAGCGGTATCGGGACGGGGTATCACGGGAAAAATTGCCGATAAGTCGGTATCTGTGGGCAATTTTGCCTATATTCGTGACCATATTGCTGATCTTGACCAGAATATCTTAGCTATCCGCGAACGTTTACAAAAAGAAGGTAAAACCCTCGTCTGGGTAGTACAAGAGAATCAAATAATCGGTGCGATCGCTGTGGCCGATACCCTGCGGGAATCGGCAGTTAATCTGGTGAAGCAGCTAAAAAAGATCGGTATCGAACATATCGTTTTAATTACGGGTGATAATCAACAAAGTGCCGATCAAGTCGCTGAAAAACTCGGTATTGAGGAAGTTTACGCTGATTTACTGCCCGAAGATAAGTTAAGCGTTATCCAAAATCTGCAAAAAAAATATCACACTGTCGCTATGGTGGGGGATGGCATTAATGACGCGCCCGCTTTAGCTATGGCTAATGTGGGGATTGCCATGGGAAAAGCTGGTAGTGATGTGGCCTTGGAAACGGCCGATATTATCCTTATGTCCGATAATTTAGCCAAAATTCCCAGCGCGATTAACCTTGGTCGTCGTGCCAATCGCATTGTTAAACAGAATATCACTTTCGCCCTCGCGTTTATCGGCATATTGCTAATAGCCAATTTTGCCGGTGATATAACTTTACCTCTAGGTGTCATCGGTCATGAAGGATCGACGGTATTAGTGACTCTAAGCGGTTTAAGATTGTTCAAATAG
- the hisS gene encoding histidine--tRNA ligase, protein MGEIQAIRGTKDILPAEVGYWQWLEETASRILGTALYQEIRTPIFEQTQLFERGIGEATDVVGKEMYTFLDRGQRSLTLRPEGTAGVVRAYIEHKLQAAGGVQRLWYKGPMFRYERPQAGRQRQFHQIGVELLGSDDPRADVEVITLASEILKAVGLENLKLDINSLGNAQDRQNYRQALLDYLTPYKADLDADSQQRLEKNPLRILDSKDEKTKIICKNAPSILEHLGSDSQKHFERVQSLLTDLGVIYNLNPCLVRGLDYYTHTAFEIQSDDLGAQATVCGGGRYDGLIAQLGGPDTPAVGWAIGLERLIILLQQKQSLSFLVPDFYLVSKGEKAEARSAVLAQQLRGLGFSVELDLSGSAFGKQFKRADRAKAVGCIILGDAEAENGTVQLKWMATQEQISLTQADLLTQARELKAQISRHKS, encoded by the coding sequence ATGGGCGAAATCCAGGCAATCCGAGGCACAAAAGATATTTTACCGGCGGAGGTCGGTTACTGGCAGTGGTTAGAGGAAACTGCCAGCAGAATTTTAGGGACTGCGCTGTATCAAGAGATACGAACTCCCATTTTTGAACAGACGCAACTTTTTGAACGGGGTATCGGGGAAGCGACGGACGTGGTGGGTAAAGAAATGTACACTTTCCTCGATCGCGGTCAACGTTCCCTGACTTTGCGACCGGAGGGAACGGCTGGGGTCGTTCGCGCCTATATTGAACACAAATTACAGGCCGCCGGAGGAGTACAAAGACTCTGGTATAAGGGGCCGATGTTTCGTTATGAACGTCCGCAAGCGGGTAGGCAGCGACAGTTTCATCAAATCGGGGTCGAATTGTTGGGAAGTGATGACCCTAGGGCGGATGTGGAAGTAATTACCCTTGCCAGCGAGATATTAAAAGCTGTGGGGCTAGAAAACCTAAAATTAGATATTAATTCCCTGGGAAATGCCCAAGATAGGCAAAATTATCGTCAGGCCCTGCTAGATTATTTGACTCCCTACAAAGCTGATTTAGATGCAGATTCTCAACAGAGATTAGAAAAAAATCCCCTGCGAATTTTGGATAGTAAGGACGAGAAAACCAAGATTATCTGTAAGAATGCCCCCAGTATTCTTGAACACCTCGGCAGTGATTCTCAAAAGCATTTTGAACGGGTGCAATCTTTACTAACCGATTTGGGAGTTATCTATAATCTTAATCCCTGTTTAGTGCGAGGATTGGACTATTACACCCATACGGCCTTTGAAATTCAGTCCGATGATTTAGGCGCTCAAGCTACGGTTTGCGGTGGTGGCCGTTATGATGGTTTAATAGCTCAATTAGGCGGTCCAGACACGCCAGCAGTGGGTTGGGCGATCGGTTTAGAACGTCTGATTATATTATTACAACAAAAGCAATCTTTATCTTTTTTGGTTCCCGATTTTTATCTCGTCTCCAAAGGAGAAAAAGCTGAGGCACGCAGTGCGGTATTAGCGCAGCAATTACGCGGATTGGGGTTTAGCGTCGAGTTAGACTTAAGCGGCAGCGCTTTCGGAAAACAATTTAAACGGGCCGATCGAGCTAAGGCCGTGGGCTGTATAATTTTGGGGGATGCTGAGGCTGAAAATGGCACGGTACAACTGAAATGGATGGCCACCCAAGAACAAATTAGTCTAACCCAAGCGGATTTATTGACACAAGCAAGGGAATTAAAAGCGCAAATCTCTCGGCACAAATCCTAA
- the ntcA gene encoding global nitrogen regulator NtcA — translation MDLSLIQDKPLADVFRRIGSGNFPPVVELFERGKTIFFPGDPAERVYFLLKGAVKLSRVYEAGEEITVALLRENSVFGVLSLLTGQRSDRFYHAVAFTPVELLSAPIDQVERSLRNNPDLSMLMLQGLSSRILQTEMMIETLAHRDMGSRLVSFLLILCRDFGVPTTDGIRVDLKLSHQAIAEAIGSTRVTVTRLLGELRDQEMVSIYKKKITVHNPVALSQQFT, via the coding sequence ATGGACTTATCCCTAATACAAGACAAACCCCTAGCAGATGTGTTCCGTCGAATCGGCAGCGGCAATTTCCCCCCGGTGGTGGAATTGTTCGAGCGTGGCAAAACGATCTTTTTCCCTGGAGATCCCGCCGAAAGAGTCTATTTTTTGCTGAAAGGAGCCGTTAAGTTGTCGCGAGTCTATGAAGCGGGAGAAGAAATTACCGTGGCTCTACTGCGGGAAAATAGCGTCTTTGGTGTGCTATCCTTACTCACCGGCCAGCGATCGGATCGTTTTTATCATGCCGTGGCTTTTACTCCGGTAGAATTACTCTCGGCCCCGATCGATCAGGTAGAAAGATCCCTCCGCAATAATCCCGATTTATCAATGTTGATGTTGCAGGGGTTGTCCTCGCGGATTCTGCAAACGGAAATGATGATCGAAACCTTGGCTCACCGGGATATGGGTTCCCGTTTGGTCAGTTTTTTATTGATTCTCTGTCGTGATTTTGGGGTTCCCACCACCGATGGCATCCGGGTGGATCTAAAATTGTCTCACCAAGCGATCGCAGAAGCGATCGGTTCTACCCGCGTCACTGTCACCCGTTTATTGGGAGAGCTGCGGGATCAAGAAATGGTCTCAATTTACAAGAAGAAAATTACCGTCCATAATCCCGTCGCTCTCAGTCAACAATTTACTTAA
- the fabI gene encoding enoyl-ACP reductase FabI — protein MLDLTGKNALVTGIANNRSIAWGIAQQLHQAGANIGVTYLPDEKGRFEKKVRELADELNPAFYVPCDVQNDQQVEDTFATVAEKWGKLDILIHCLAFADKEGLTGDFTAIPREAFTKSLDISTFSLTRLARSAKPLMTAGGSIITLTYLGGVKVIPNYNLMGVAKAGLEMSVRYLAAELGGQKIRVNGISAGPIRTLASSAVGGILDMIHHVEEIAPLHRTVTQIEVGNTAAFLASDLASGITGQIIYVDSGYEIMGM, from the coding sequence ATGTTAGATTTAACGGGAAAAAACGCCCTAGTGACGGGGATTGCCAATAATCGCTCGATCGCTTGGGGAATTGCCCAACAACTCCATCAAGCTGGTGCAAATATCGGTGTCACCTATCTCCCCGACGAAAAAGGCCGTTTTGAGAAAAAAGTGCGAGAATTGGCCGATGAACTTAATCCCGCTTTTTATGTCCCCTGCGATGTCCAAAATGACCAACAGGTAGAAGATACTTTCGCTACAGTGGCGGAAAAATGGGGCAAACTGGATATTTTGATTCACTGTCTCGCTTTTGCCGATAAAGAGGGTTTAACGGGCGATTTTACCGCCATCCCTCGGGAAGCTTTCACTAAATCCCTAGATATTAGCACTTTTTCCCTAACCCGTCTAGCGCGATCAGCTAAACCTTTGATGACGGCAGGGGGAAGTATTATCACTCTTACCTATCTCGGCGGTGTCAAGGTAATTCCTAACTATAATTTAATGGGGGTGGCAAAAGCCGGTTTAGAAATGAGTGTTCGCTATTTAGCCGCGGAATTAGGTGGCCAAAAGATCCGAGTTAATGGTATTTCCGCCGGTCCAATTCGCACCTTGGCATCTTCGGCCGTGGGGGGAATTCTTGATATGATCCATCATGTGGAAGAAATCGCTCCTTTACATCGCACGGTGACACAAATTGAAGTGGGAAATACGGCCGCTTTTTTAGCCAGTGATCTTGCTAGTGGTATTACCGGTCAGATTATTTATGTAGATTCCGGTTACGAAATTATGGGAATGTAG
- a CDS encoding tetratricopeptide repeat protein translates to MGNLGRFAEAIASYDRALEIKPDDHEAWNNRGVALGNLGRFEQAIASFDRALEIKPDDPDAWNNRGIALYNLGRFGEAIASCVRALEIKPDLHQA, encoded by the coding sequence TTGGGTAATTTAGGCAGATTTGCAGAAGCGATCGCATCCTACGATCGAGCTTTAGAAATTAAACCCGATGACCATGAAGCTTGGAACAACCGAGGGGTTGCGTTAGGTAATTTAGGCAGATTTGAACAAGCGATCGCATCCTTTGATCGAGCTTTAGAAATTAAACCCGATGACCCTGATGCTTGGAACAACCGAGGGATTGCGTTATATAATTTAGGCAGATTTGGAGAAGCGATCGCCTCCTGCGTTCGAGCTTTAGAAATTAAACCCGATTTGCATCAAGCTTAG
- a CDS encoding UPF0175 family protein: protein MKITIDIPDELLQHYNYNNLTREILEALVVQAYRAEKITSAEVGSILGLSSRWVVDAFLKNHDADLHYNEVDLESDRKTLQQLRNKHDHSLL, encoded by the coding sequence ATGAAAATTACTATCGATATTCCCGATGAATTGCTTCAACATTACAACTACAATAATCTTACCCGTGAAATTTTAGAGGCTTTGGTGGTGCAGGCCTACCGAGCGGAAAAAATCACCAGTGCCGAGGTCGGAAGTATTTTAGGTCTATCTTCTCGTTGGGTGGTGGATGCTTTTTTGAAAAACCATGATGCCGATTTACATTACAATGAAGTCGATCTAGAGAGCGATCGCAAGACTCTTCAGCAACTTCGCAACAAACACGATCATAGTCTTTTATGA
- the murJ gene encoding murein biosynthesis integral membrane protein MurJ, translated as MCVGKWLLYSRVKLNLTTSDRFSAGTQKRVKSINAVVFFRGVIITKKATRSLAGIAGIVAVATLISKVFGLVREQVIAAAYGVGPVVNAYAFAYVIPGFLLILLGGINGPFHSALVSVLAKRDKSESAPIVETITTLVSAILLAVTVFLIVFANIFIDVLAPGLDAATRSMAIQQLQIMAPMAVLAGLIGIGFGTLNAADQYWLPSLSPLFSSVAVIIGVGLLAWSLGDRIDEPQYIQLGGFVLAGGTLIGALWQWLAQVGAQVKSGLGKLTFRWDWRIPGVSEVLRVMIPATLSSGMLHINVYTDLFFASFIENAAASMRYASFIVLTPLGIMSNMILVPFMPIFSRLTEPENWGELKQRIRQGLLLTALTMLPFTAIFIALAFPVVRVIYQRGAFNLAASEQVVPVLMAYGFGMFFYLGRDVLVRVFYALGDGDTPFKVSMVNIFLNGVLDFLLYKPFGTPGIVLATVGVNIISMGIFTVILNRRLGGLPLGEWGLSLLGLTVITILSGVASWGASWGWEKVFGAGNIFLQLLQLGFASTVAVGLFLLGAMLLKLPELDLLISRVRQKFLKKS; from the coding sequence ATCTGTGTGGGGAAATGGCTGTTATACAGTCGAGTCAAGTTAAATTTGACAACTAGCGATCGCTTTTCTGCGGGAACACAGAAACGGGTAAAATCGATCAATGCAGTTGTTTTCTTTCGAGGTGTCATCATTACTAAGAAAGCTACCCGTTCCTTAGCCGGTATTGCCGGAATTGTCGCCGTTGCCACCTTAATCAGTAAGGTTTTTGGTTTAGTCCGCGAACAGGTAATCGCCGCTGCCTACGGTGTTGGGCCAGTGGTGAACGCCTACGCTTTTGCCTACGTTATCCCCGGTTTTCTGTTAATTCTCCTCGGTGGTATTAACGGCCCTTTTCACAGCGCTTTGGTCAGTGTTTTGGCCAAAAGGGATAAATCCGAGTCCGCGCCGATTGTCGAGACTATTACCACCCTAGTCAGCGCGATTTTATTAGCTGTCACCGTCTTTTTAATCGTTTTTGCCAATATTTTTATCGATGTTCTCGCCCCCGGTTTAGATGCCGCCACCCGTAGTATGGCCATTCAACAACTGCAAATTATGGCCCCCATGGCGGTTTTAGCCGGTTTAATCGGCATCGGTTTCGGTACTCTCAACGCGGCAGACCAATACTGGCTACCGAGTCTCAGTCCGCTTTTTTCCAGTGTGGCGGTGATTATCGGGGTGGGTTTGCTGGCCTGGTCACTTGGCGATCGCATTGATGAGCCGCAATATATTCAACTGGGGGGTTTTGTCCTCGCCGGCGGTACTCTCATCGGGGCGCTCTGGCAATGGTTAGCACAAGTGGGCGCACAAGTCAAGTCAGGTTTAGGAAAATTAACATTTCGTTGGGATTGGCGGATACCGGGGGTGTCGGAGGTGTTGCGGGTGATGATTCCAGCGACCTTATCTTCAGGAATGTTGCATATTAACGTTTATACCGACCTCTTTTTCGCTTCTTTTATCGAAAATGCTGCCGCTTCCATGCGTTACGCCAGTTTTATCGTTCTCACGCCCTTGGGCATCATGTCTAACATGATTCTCGTGCCGTTTATGCCGATATTTTCTCGACTGACGGAACCGGAAAATTGGGGAGAATTGAAGCAAAGAATCCGTCAGGGTTTATTATTGACGGCTTTAACCATGTTACCCTTCACGGCTATCTTTATCGCCCTCGCTTTCCCGGTAGTTCGGGTTATCTATCAACGGGGTGCCTTTAATCTGGCTGCCTCGGAACAGGTGGTTCCCGTATTAATGGCCTACGGTTTCGGGATGTTTTTCTATCTCGGCCGCGATGTTTTGGTACGAGTGTTCTATGCTTTGGGTGATGGCGACACTCCCTTTAAGGTGAGTATGGTGAATATTTTTCTTAATGGTGTGCTGGATTTCCTCTTGTATAAACCTTTTGGTACTCCGGGGATTGTTTTAGCAACCGTGGGGGTTAATATCATTTCTATGGGCATTTTTACGGTAATTTTAAATCGTCGTTTAGGGGGTTTACCCTTGGGAGAATGGGGTTTATCCTTATTGGGATTAACGGTAATTACAATACTTTCTGGTGTTGCTAGTTGGGGTGCTAGTTGGGGTTGGGAAAAGGTTTTCGGTGCTGGTAATATTTTCTTACAATTGTTACAGTTGGGTTTTGCTTCGACTGTAGCGGTGGGTTTATTCCTCCTCGGTGCGATGTTATTGAAGTTACCAGAATTAGACCTGTTAATCTCGCGAGTTCGTCAGAAGTTCTTGAAAAAATCTTAG